A region of the Alligator mississippiensis isolate rAllMis1 chromosome 5, rAllMis1, whole genome shotgun sequence genome:
GCTGTTGTCAATATGCTAACCATCTTCCATCAACAGCAAGAGGGACTAGGGTCCAGATCCAGTAAAGGACTTAGGCATTGCAACATCTAACACCTAAgcacccagccccagagaggaatCAAATGTGTGTTTCAGGCTTGCAGGCCCCACTACCTGAGATTGTAGCTGGGCGGTGAGACGAGGCAATGCCTCACTGTACTGGGAAGAGTCGGATGACTCAGAATGGTGATTCAGCAGGCAGCAGCCTAAAGCCAGAGCACACGGCATGCAACAGCCTAGAGTTAGCCAGCATGTAACAGCTACTTGATGACTTTACTGCGTAAGGTTCTTTGCAGACAGAATCCAAACAATATGTTGTACATCTTTATACTCTGGTTTTTAGACCTGATGAGAGCGGGAAGTTGAATTTTTGGTGGCTTTTTACTTTCTCCACCTTCTACCATAGGCTAGAAGCTAGGACTGCTGCAGGACTAGGTAGGAGATGGGTACCACAGTTTTAAGTCCaaatttttgtttggttttgtttttaaagactaAACAAATTaggtaaattaaaagaaaagactcAAAGCGGTGCTGGAAAGCCAGGCTCACCTCTAGAAAGGCCTTGTGGAAAGCATCCGACACATACAGGTCTGTACGGTTGTCCGCAACTATACCTAGAAACCAACAAGCCAGGAACAGAGAGAGAGTTTAAGAGCTACCTGGAGAAGACAGCATCCCAAGAACCAAAGCATTTCACTTGTGCAGCTTATGGGGATCAAGACAGAAGGCAAGAACAATGAGGGAAGGGCAAATGAGACAAGGACAAAGCTTAAGCTGGGTTTAGAAAGAAATTCTGCCCTGCAGTGGTCTCCACAggactccagctgacttcagtggaatccATGAATATCTGTACCCAAGTGTGGGTTTTGGCCCTTAACACTCAGCAAGTTGAAGATGAGTTCAGTACTGGTAGAAGGTAACAACCTGCTGACCTACCTTGGAAATTGATTTTTTGCTACACATTCAGCCCTGACCTGGAGACCCCCTCCTAAGCCCTACCCCTTGGGCAAGAGGGGACTTTGCTCCacatgacccttcagccaatttagGCCTCTGTACAGAGTATACCAGTTaagccctgagctgcagagagaCTACTCACACTTCTAGCAACCCTTAAAAGTATTTTTGCGCACTCCTTTACCCCCAAATCTGAGGCAACAGCTGCTTTAATATCTCTGCCCCTGTTCTTGGAGAGAACTcctaccacccaccccacctggaCTGACCTGGCAGCTTGGCTGCTTTTGGTTTGAAAAGATCAAGCAGCCCCATCTTCTGCAGATTCTCCTTCAGGCTGAAGCTGTCTTCAATGCGGAAGCGGGGGAGGTAGACAGAAAGCAAGATCTCTTTCATTGAACTCAGCCATTCCTGCAGCTTCTCTGAAGTCAGTTCCCGCTCCACATCCAACAGCAGCCTGTCCCTGTCAGGCAGGATAAGCACCATGGTGATGTTGTCGCCTTTGTAAGGCAGCTCCAAGATGTGCACTTGATTGTTTTGGACTACAGCGTAATGGAATTTGGCTTCTTGGTACATCATGGGGACCTGGCAAGTCTCACCGCCCACTTTATAGAACGTTTCCAGTTTTGTGTTGTGAACAGGAAACTCTGATTTCCAGTGTCCCTGTGGGACCAAGGCAAAGATAGATGCAGCAGTCAGCTCCACACAGACTCGAGAACCCCAGCCTAaaggcagcacacaggctgtaCTAACCCCACTCTAAACTGCATCTGCTCTCCCTCATCTACGAAGTGACTATCGATTTAGCTTTGCCACATCTCTGCCAGGAAAGTTTGATAGACCAAGCCACAAGCAGGCTACATGGCTTAGCTCCTCCTCAATACTAGGTAGGGAACTCATGACTTCTGTTTCTCAGAATGTCTATTTCCCTGAGTGAGGCTCCTAAATCTCTGGTTTCCCCATGAAGCTGTATTCATTTATCAAAACACCTTGGCTTGTCACCAGTTTTGCTGTTTCTTGCCTCCTTGCCTCTGTCCCACCCAGCCTGGCAATGTGATCAGATGAGTCAGTTCTAACCTGTCAAGGAGCTAGACCCAGTGCTATGGAATTTGGAGCCAAATTCACATCTCAGAACCTTGCTGTAATTTGGGGTATTTGAATCTGGGATTCTGGCTCCATTGTAGAAGTAGGGGCCAAGCAGGGAATTCCCATCTGGAGTCCAGGCTTTGATCCTTCCCAAGgcactggggtcagggctgggcagatGCAGAGGTTTGATATGCATCCACTTCTAGGATTCAGTTTCAACTTTTCTGGACCAGGGTTGATGTGTTTGAGTTTTTGCTACCGCCCATGACTGAGGGCTTTGATTTCTATACAAGTTATTGCAGGCTGACAGCTCTGAGAAGTTGCTCCATTTCTTAGAGTTTCAGGGTGTTTGGCTTGGGAGAATGATTTCTCTCCTGACTTCTCATCATCCCTCAAAACCCTGGCAACAGTGCACTCCAAGTCCCCAAGGAACCAGTCTCTCCCCAGTTTCATTTGCCATACCTTAAAGTAAATTGTATTGACCAGAACTAGGACAGTGTTTTCATCAATGACTCCTTGTGGGATCACTTCTGTAATGCGCTTTTCTGTTTTATTAGCGACCCAGTCATTAATGACAGTTCTGGATTGCTCTGGTTCTTCCTAGAGAAAGAGACAAGAAAATAAATGGGGGATTTTCAGGTCAGTCCAAAGAAATCAAGGAGAGATATGAAAATGCCAGTGGCACAAAGgaatggagaaagaaagaagtcaAAGTAATTCTAACTCACTTTGAAATTCAAGGGCCAAAGTTTGGCTCCATAAACCACCTCACTGATGTTTTGGTAGGTCTCATTGAAGACCAAGGATTTTTCCCCAAAGAGGCGGTTGGCAGATATCAGCTCGGAGGATTTGTCGGCTTTCTTATATAGTCGGCAGTTCAGCTTAGCGAAGAAGAAGTGGATCTGGTCAGATGTCTTCTCTGTAATGGTGTCAAACTGAAAAACCTAGAGAAGCAAGAACAGAGCGAAGGAATCCCAACCCAGGCTCACCATTTCCTGTAGCAGTGGCAGACAGGTTCTGCTCATCAGCTTTATAGACAGAGGGTTACAAAGCTGCTCACTCAGGACTGTATGGAAGTGGCCACTTTGCTGGCACTCTTGGTTTGTTTTTCCAAACAGGCCTGACCATCAGGCAGGGTTGCCAACCAAAggcattttttttactgacatccaaaaactttttactgacaacaaaactttttcatttgcatgtgtttttactgtcagtgaaaaaaaaacaacaacttttggATTGGCAGCCCTGTGTGACTGCAACAGTGGTTTTATATCATGCTGCTCCTCCCACATAGATCTCCTATTCACCCCCATACCCTgactgccctcccctgccttacctccactggccctgctccctggcacagactctcacccaccacgtctcccttgcttcctgccccacagctccatCCATGTCCTGCTCAGCTCAGAGATATCAGTGGCAGTACATGCTAGTGAAAAGGGAGAAGGAGCTATGGAGGCTCTAGTGGGCCAGAAAATCCTGACACTCACTTCACTGCAGGGCTCCAAGCTGGGCTCCCATTTAAACAACAGGTAGCACCATCCTGCTCTCTCTGTCCAGGATCaacatttgtatttatttggCTCCATTTTGACATATCTTGAAGTGAGCtcagtgtttgttttttatggATGGCTTAATTTTTCTTATGGACATCATAGACAGGCATTTTTAGCTTGCATTTTTTAGACCATCCATAAATTTACaaacagttggcaaccctgtcaCTAGGGCAGAATGCTTAAAATTTGCTGCGATTAAAAACAGCATGAGCATCTTTTGTAGCAAGGCCTGTCTCACTGGGGGAAGAAGCACAGCTAGGCTGAGCCCAGGGTTTGAGGAGTCCAGGACAAACAATAATGGACATAGCTAAGAAGGTGCTGCACTTCTTTCACCTCCTATCCTTCAGAGCTCTTTAATACTCTAAGCCCCTCTCCTTTTCCACACTCAATGCCCCGCCTGTCCCCAccttgattgtttctttccatGGTCCAATTACTACGTTTTTTTTCAAGCCATAAATTATACTAAGAGGGGCCTTGGTCTTTTTGCTTGCTAGGCTCCCATCCCTCTCCTTTCAGAAAGCACATTAAGTTGCCATGGTTTGTGGTTGGATCACTGCTCTTGGACCTAGGAGAGATCTGGATTCTACTCCAGCTTCTGCCACTGACCAGACAGGGAACCGTCAACAAatcccttcccctctctttcccttcccactcTACCCAAGTCAAATGGAAGTTCTCTAGGCCAGGCAGTACCTCACTTTgcgtttgtacagtgcctagcacaagaAGGCCCTGATCCTGATTGGAGCCTCTAGGAAT
Encoded here:
- the SERPINC1 gene encoding antithrombin-III; this translates as MHLFVVLIISMWGAVAPQQHRVEDICTAKPKDIPVNPICIYRNPEKKPQEGEGPEADQAKDKIPEFTNRRVWELSKANSRFAVIFYKYMADSKSDQGNIFMSPLSISTAFAMTKLGACGDTLQQLMEVFQFDTITEKTSDQIHFFFAKLNCRLYKKADKSSELISANRLFGEKSLVFNETYQNISEVVYGAKLWPLNFKEEPEQSRTVINDWVANKTEKRITEVIPQGVIDENTVLVLVNTIYFKGHWKSEFPVHNTKLETFYKVGGETCQVPMMYQEAKFHYAVVQNNQVHILELPYKGDNITMVLILPDRDRLLLDVERELTSEKLQEWLSSMKEILLSVYLPRFRIEDSFSLKENLQKMGLLDLFKPKAAKLPGIVADNRTDLYVSDAFHKAFLEVNEEGSEAAAVTAVTISGRSFPLNKVVFNANRPFLLFIREAALNTIVFMGRIANPCP